Part of the uncultured Desulfobacter sp. genome, ATACCTGCAATTCCGATCAGGCCGAATCCAAAGAGAAGCATTGTTGCCGGTTCCGGGTTATGAATCGTTGAAAAATCATCCAGACCGAATCCATCACTGCGTGACGTTGTAAGCCAGGCAAGAGAGGAAAGGGTTTCATTCTCTGTCAATGTAATGCCAACAAAAAAACTTGCCTTATCTTGGTTATTTGCAAAAATACTATAGTTTAAAAAGTGGTTTATAAATAAAATAGTCATTCCGCCGGAATCGGCAGGGTCCTGAATATAAAAAAACAAATTTTTTAGTGAATCATCTTTAACGGCCAGTGTGAGTAGGGTAATATCTCCGGAATCCAACCATTGACTTGCGTCATCACTTGCGGTTGTATTGCTGCGACCGTACCAGGAAGTGTCACTATCCTGAATGGAAAAATAGGGGGCACCATTAGAAGAATTATATGAACTACCCCCTAATCCGCTAGGGCCAACGGCTGTAAACGTCCCCACGCCGGTTTCTTTTTGGTTGTACCACCCAGTCCCCATGTCTTCAAAATCTTCCAAAACATGAACAGAGCCCTTTTGCGCTGATTTCCAAGCATTGATTTGTGCGAGGTCAGTCGAAGCGTCCCAGACGTCAACGGTTAAAGCAAATGCAGGCGATGCCCCAGCAACTAACAAATAAACAGATAAAAATAATATTGATTTTTTCATTTGAAACTCCTCTTGTAAATCACCGTGGCATCTAACGATTTTCCATGGCGTGTTTTGCTTTTTCATAACCCGCAAAATTTTTTATTATTTGGGTTTTATATGAGCAATATCCATACCCATAGATGAAAACTTTATTCGTTAATTTTAAGCAATTGATTTTAAAGAGAATAGTTTGATCGTAGAGTTGTTGGTGAGAAAGACGACTTGTGTTTTATTGAATATTAAGAATTTTTTGTAATAAAAAATGTGAATTTAATATGTTATTTAATATGTTATTTTTTACATATAAATGATCATTTTGACCTGGGTTTACGATTTTTATTTTTTGTCCCGGCCAATACCCAAATTACGATATCAGGCGTACAGGCCGGGATAAAAGCCAGGTCTTACAGTTTTTCTTTGACGGATTTGATCTTGTCCTCCATGCCTTGCTTCTTGTCGGTCCTGGTGCCCAGTTTAATGGTTGTTGTTATTCTCGGGGCGCCCATGTCATGGATTTTTTCGTGACACGCTTTAACGGCTTTAAATACCGTGTCCCAGTCTCCTTCAATGTTGGTGCCGTAGGCGTGCAGGTTTGACTTCAGTCCTGCCCCGGTAATGATTTCATGGCATGCGGCGACATATTGGGATACAGACAGGCCCACGCCTAAAGGAACAACACAAAGATCAATGATTACATTCATTTTTATTCTCCTTCTTTTGGTTAAATAGGGCATTGTGTACCGAAATTAGATATTTTTAAAGGGTGCATATATGTTTCTTTGCAAAATAGCCGATTGAGGCACTGAGTCCCACAACGATGAGAGATCCTGCATTATGTGTTAAAGCCCCCCACACTGGTGTCAGCCACCCCATGAATCCAGCGAAAACAGAAATCAGATTAATGAAAAAACTGATGCCGATACACATTTGAATTGTTCTGCGCATGGTTCTCCCCAGTGAAAACAGATATACCAGATTATCCAGGCGGTCATTCATCAGTACGATATCTGCGGTATCAAGGGCGGCGTCGGATCCATTCAACCCCATGGCAATTCCTGTGTCGGCCGCTTTCAGGGCCGGGGCGTCATTTACGCCGTCCCCGACATATACGAGCATGCCTTTGTTATAATCCTGGATGAGGCGCAGTTTATCCGCCGGAGACTGCCGGGCCCAGACCGTATCAATGCCGATTTGATCACAAAGCGTTTTAACCGGCGCCTCCTGGTCTCCGGAGATAACGGCAAGATCTTTAATCCCCTGCAATTTAATTTCTTTAATGACCTTTGCCGCAGCCGTCCGGGGCTGATCCTGTATGCAGATCCAGCCTGCTGCCTGCTGATCAATCTTTATTTCGACGCAGGTATATCCTTTGTCGGAAAATTTATCCGATGTCATGATTTCAACGGCTTGTCCCGCTACCTTTCCGCGAATACCCCGGCCGGGGATATTGACTATGTCCCGGGCATCAGGGATGGTCAGCTGCCAATCCCGGGTTTTCTGAACAATCGCCCGGGCCAGGGGATGATTCATTTTCAGTTCCAGCGCCCCGGCGGTCTGGATCAACTTTTCTTTGTTTATGTCTGCCTGTGCGCAGACAACCTCTTTGACCACCGGGTCGCCACTGGTCAATGTGCCTGTTTTGTCAAAAAATATCCCAACCGCTTTGCCCATATTTTCCAGGTAAATACCTCCTTTGACCAGAATGCCGTGCCTGGAGGCGTTGCCGATGGCAGACACCGTGGCCACGGGGCCTGCGAG contains:
- a CDS encoding MTH1187 family thiamine-binding protein — its product is MNVIIDLCVVPLGVGLSVSQYVAACHEIITGAGLKSNLHAYGTNIEGDWDTVFKAVKACHEKIHDMGAPRITTTIKLGTRTDKKQGMEDKIKSVKEKL
- a CDS encoding PEP-CTERM sorting domain-containing protein codes for the protein MKKSILFLSVYLLVAGASPAFALTVDVWDASTDLAQINAWKSAQKGSVHVLEDFEDMGTGWYNQKETGVGTFTAVGPSGLGGSSYNSSNGAPYFSIQDSDTSWYGRSNTTASDDASQWLDSGDITLLTLAVKDDSLKNLFFYIQDPADSGGMTILFINHFLNYSIFANNQDKASFFVGITLTENETLSSLAWLTTSRSDGFGLDDFSTIHNPEPATMLLFGFGLIGIAGITRKFT
- a CDS encoding heavy metal translocating P-type ATPase, giving the protein MIRRHANLNVYQEIFSSKDFIRTAIGAFLIPAAYLAKGIYLQSLPAFSAMEILQRLSAFSVMDMILMISILINGVPIIIEAVKGIAQRQVNVDELVSIAIVACIVTGNLLEAAVVSAIMVAGALVEEAVSDSARNAIESLVKMTPDTALLEKNGEEVTVKVSQIVRGDILRVKTGGVIPVDGTVADGACAVDESAVTGESVPKPKTQGDEVWAGTLNTDGFIRVRAERVGRDSTMGKIISMVTAAEQSKVQSAKIVDRYAGWFTPVILSCALLTFMITRDIERAITVLIVGCPCSFILAGPVATVSAIGNASRHGILVKGGIYLENMGKAVGIFFDKTGTLTSGDPVVKEVVCAQADINKEKLIQTAGALELKMNHPLARAIVQKTRDWQLTIPDARDIVNIPGRGIRGKVAGQAVEIMTSDKFSDKGYTCVEIKIDQQAAGWICIQDQPRTAAAKVIKEIKLQGIKDLAVISGDQEAPVKTLCDQIGIDTVWARQSPADKLRLIQDYNKGMLVYVGDGVNDAPALKAADTGIAMGLNGSDAALDTADIVLMNDRLDNLVYLFSLGRTMRRTIQMCIGISFFINLISVFAGFMGWLTPVWGALTHNAGSLIVVGLSASIGYFAKKHICTL